The Panicum hallii strain FIL2 chromosome 5, PHallii_v3.1, whole genome shotgun sequence genome contains the following window.
CATATTTTTTACTTTCCAATCAACTTATCTTTGACATGGATGGGATGACATATCACCAACTAGGAGAAGAGGACATGTTCCTTTCCTTCGATTTTTGCCAACAATGTAACTCGGAAAATGTAGTTTGTAAGGTTGGTACATCTACGACACAGTAGCTGCGTCTGCAATAATTAGATGCACATGAGATGTTATAAACTCGGTATTACGTCCTTGACGGTTGAGTTTTTTACAGGGTGATATTTGTTATGAAGGGCTGTCTGTTATCAGTTACCAAAGGGATCCGTGGTACACAGCTATCAGTTTGTGTAAATTGATGGTGATAATAGAGGGCACACAAGAATTTTACTAACGCCATGACAGAGATGGTTTCTATCTCGATCATCTACCTTCTATTCTTTTTCCTTTGGTGAGGTAAGATAGCTTTAAGTGATGGATGTGTTTCGTTGGTAAGAATAAGATAGATTTAAGTGATGGATGTGTTTTCGTTCAGTATCGTACGAACTGATTAGATATTGACGTACACGTAGTCTAAAGTCTAAACAAAATTGAAAGGAAATCTGCATATTATGACAGACAATTAATCGAGTATGTGGTTGAAATGGTAAATAGCAGGGCTCAACTGTGTAGAGCAACTCGGAAAGTTATACCATAGAATTTTCAAATCGATATATTCTCTGCTTCCTGCACATGTTCTTTATACTGCACATGAGTTTGCTTCATGGAAGACTAAACTTGAAATGGGCTCTTCGATAGCTGTAATATAGCTGTTCAGAGTTGGTTGATATCTGGTATCATGTTGGCAGCTGATAAGATTGCTCACATAGTTATTGCAGAAGATTTGATTGTGCCATTTTATCTAGATTCGTAGCTTCTATTCAATAGTATTCCAATTTTGAAACTTCTCGTAACCTCACCAGTGATATTCATCTTGTTACATCCGCATCTAACGGGCATTGAACATCAACAAATAACTGTTGTGCCTGATTCAGTTAAGACTCAACGTAGTTTTAAGTCTATGCGAAACAACTGACCAGGCTTCGTTGTAGTTTCCATAACACTCCTACATGCTTGTTTTTAGTGCTTTTTGTGTATTTATTCTGGAGGATGCAGTCCTGAAGTAATATCACTGCTAGATAGTATGCTCACTACCTGATAGTACATAATACTGATGTTTATCTAATTAAGATCTAATCAGAGGAATGGTCTATGTTTTTCTCCTCTAATAATTTGGACCATTCACTTGCTTCTTGTGTTATGCTTTCCTTTTCTGTATTACAAAAATATGTTTATGCACCACTTATTTTATCTCACACATTGCAGTAACTTTGAACCTTTAGTTTAATTTATAGTTCATCTCAATGTATGTCGTCAAACCATTCTTGGTGTTTTACTTTCAATAGCCTGCCTGCTAAACATCAATGTTATCTACTAAGTACTTCATAAGCATTTTAACTAAAACGAATGCATGCAAGATTACAACTCTATTTGGTGACCGGAATAGGTTTACTGGCCACCTGGGCCCTTTTACAGGCATGAATTCATTTGGATACTATTGCTTTTGGGTGAACCTGTTGGAGGAATCATTCCACAAACGTGAAGAACTACATGTATGCATTTGAAGCAAGGAAGCATCTTTGGATATTATGCTGTTGTTGGATATGAATGTCCCTGTATATGAGAACTTATATTAGTACCAACATGAGCAGAACCTGTATTGTACATGCAGTTCAATATACAGATTATAATGGTGTCGTTTACTTTCTTTTAGGAGTCTGAATTCTATATCCTGGTTTTCTTTGTTTTCTGCTGACAATAATTAGGAGATGACAGTACATTATTATTGCTCGCTATATGATATAAAAACTGATATGTCAGTTATCAACTTATCATGCAAACCTATAATTCTGCTTGATGGGAGATCTATCATTTCACATTTTTTTTCAGTTTCAATAACTTCGCTCTTGATTTCTTATTCAAATTCGTGCTACATGCTGTTAATAGTTAATGCACAAGTCCATAGAATTCCAAAATGTTTTCTGTTTCCAGACATCATGATTGATAAGCAGCTTCACTGTTTTGGCATGCACATATAATGTTCTGAGTCATAGACTAAAGTAACCTGCTGCATTTATGCAGGCAGTCCTGAGATGAGAGGCTAGTTACATGTGAAATAACAGGCAGTGTTATTTGCTAATCAAGGATCTACTCTCATGCTACTTTCTGCACTGTCGTTAACTGAAAATGCAAAGAACTCAACATGAGTTCCTTGGGACGCGGGTTAGTGATCAGTTGATCAGCACAGCTCAAATCTACGCTGTAACAACAGCTGGGTTACGCGTGTTACTTGGACCCCTACAATCCTCCAATGATTGCTTCCAAAGTTGCATTTACCAGTCAGAGTTCAGGTGACGCTGCTCCACTTTGAAGTACTGCTTCGAGGTATCTTCGGCCACTGAAGTCGCTATGCTGTGTTCTTCAGGCTAGCTACCTTCCGTAGATATTGTCTTTACAGGGAGACTTTTACCTACACTTTTGTACAACATATGCTCTACAAAAGCCTTTAAATAGCAGGAACTGTCACAAGGACAACGGCAGTGACGCCTTTGGGAATATTTTCTGTCCTGGTGCTAGGATGGCTAGGGGATCATACGTGTGTTTCCTCCGTTCAAATGTCTCCCACCTCGCTCCAAAGTGGGCTTTCCACTGCTGCTGTGTGGTGTAGGGTGCCAGATACTGTTTCATCCCAATATCGGCCTCTTCACAGAACTCAACTATTTGGTTGTTCAGGTTCATTGCATGTGCAACGCTACCGTGACCTGAGAGAGATGGTGCTGAAGAAAGGAACCCCACCAGGTAGAAAATTTCCTCATCTGGTATGACTACTGACGTTCTGTTGTCCCACCTGCATCAAAATGAATAGACCAATTGAGCAATCTAAACCGCAACTAGATTAACTTATTTGAGACAGTAATTTTGCAAGTGAAGTTAAGTTACTTTGATTTGTTCACTGGGTAAAGCAGTATGGGACCATTGTTGCTATCTTTCAGGATCTTGCCGAAGACTTCCTTAGCAAATCTTTGGATTGAGCTCCTTGGGATTAGAAGATTCAACCAAGGGTGTGGAACTTCCCAGAGGCCTTGTGCCCTCAGCTTCACCTCGGAGGTGTGCACCCTGTCCAAGAACTCCAGGTACGTGACATCGGTGTGGAATAGAGTAGACCGGATGTACCTAAGTCGAGATAGCAGTGCAGTAACTTCCTGAAACATGTATGTTACAGTTACTATGAATGATGAAGTCACATGTCAACATCTCGGTGCAAACGGAAATAATGAACTCACCTGTTCCATGATATCTGCTTCGTCACTGTTGAAGTTCTTAGTTAGCTCGAGGCAGTATAGAACCCTTCCATCTGGCTGAAAACGGCTTGCTTGGACTGGGTCCTGTGGCTTGAAGGACGTCCTCCAGTTGTTGAGGATGCCTGTCCTGTTTATGATGACAAAACCTTCAATGTAGTCAAAGGTGTTCTCTGCCATGATCAGCATCTCCTGGTCCTCGGTGAAGCTTGCAAAATCCGAGTAAAGAACTCTGATCCACCTCACCTGTCATTGTAAATATCCATTATTTAGTAAATGACTGCATATCCTATATATTGGATGAAACCAAATGTTCATTTAACTGAATTGCTTGTTGACTTACCATCTTTGGAGCAGGCTCAAGGGCAATCCTTGCCCTGGTGATGATCCCGAACTGACCGAGACCGCCGAGAGCAGCGTAGAAGAGATCAGAGTTCTCCTCGGGAGAGCAGGTAACAACGTCTCCTCTTCCTGCATTTTGGTAGTCGCGACATGGGAATCAGCAACTGTTTTTATCTTTGGTTATGTGCTCCTAGCTAGCTAGTTCAATGCTTTTGCGGGTTCGTTTGAGACCTGTCACAATCTCCAGTTGATTGACATTGCTGACCTGCGGTCCGTGGCGGAACGCCTGGCCGCTGACCCCCGCATTAGACAACGTGCCACCGACCGTGAGATGGAGATAGTCGGTCCAAGACTTGGGCGCCAGGCCGTGCTTGAGGGTCTCGTGGAGCACGTTGATCCAGAGCTCCCCTCCTGGGGCGTCCACAAACGGAGACATGCCGCCATGGACTACCTGGAGCCTGTCACTGCCCCGGAGCGACTCCATCCTGACGACGATGCCCCCGGCAGCCTGGGACTGGCCCATGAGCGAGTGCCCGTGGCCGCGCGCGGCGACGGTGAGGGGCGAGCGCTCGCCCAGGGAGAAGACGTGCCTCAAGGTCGTGGCGATGTCGGACACGGAGCCGGGGTGGAGCACGGCGGCCGGCAGCAAGCTGCAGCGGTTGCCGAAGTCCCGCGCCATGGCGGAGGTGTCGTGGAAGCTGAAATGGCCGTCGAGGCGCAGCGCCCCGAGGGAGGAGAGCACGTCGGCGTCGGGCACGTGCATGGTCACCCCGCCgagcgccagcagcagcagcatcagctTGAAGCAGTGCTCCAGTGATGGCTTCATGGtgtccggccggccggctggcTCTTCAATTTATAATTCAACAACCCAACCAAAAGGATGGAAGTTTGGCAGGTTGGTAGGAAGCTTGGAATTTGAAGGTGGAGATGGAGAGGGCTTCTTGTATAGTGGGAGATCTTGATGATGAGGTGCAACAAGAGCAGGAGACGGACTGACGGAGGGAggagagcgagagagagagagagagagagggtgtaggcggtggtggtggttgtccatgcaggggaggggaggggtctCTCTATATAGGAGTAGGAGGGGGAGCTGCGTGAGGCGTGAGTGGTGCGGTCAACTAAGTCAGTCCTGGGCGCTGGCTGTTTGGTAAAAACCGTATGACGACTGTCTGCCTGCCGGCTTGGCTTTGTTGCTTGCAAATTCGGGCACAGGCATGCCCTAGTGGTGCGTTGCGaaagtttctttttttttagctTTTCAGAAAAAGTTTCTTTTTTTAGAGCGCGGTGTTGTTGCTTTGTAGCTCCTATCTTGAGCAAGGGGGGAACATAACAAGCTAATGGCGAGGAGGAGATCTCACAGAAAAGAAGGGGGCCGGATCCTCTGTTCCAGCATCCGTCGGCGCTCTCTCAGACAGTCACATGGCTTGCATGCGTCTGTCCCTGCCCAAACCCACAGGACATCCGTATGTTGGTCATATGCTGTTGGATTGGAGCTCGGCTGGGCCTTTGCTGCTTCTCTGAAGAACCTCGCTGCCCTTCTCTAATCTAATGAATGATAAGCAAGGCAAAGCTCGCTGGAGTGGATCTTTCGGTTAGCTCAATCGTATGGACATGGATTACTTGGGATATttctttctctccctctctcgaTCTCCCCCTCTCTGCTGGTAGTGAGTGGTAATTGCTTGATAATTCCAGAGGGCCAGGAGCTTTCAGATGATAAATGTTTGGCATAATCACTTGCCCCACTTGACCCCATTTCACTCATCATCCCGTGTTCCAGCCTTCCTTTCCCATGTAGCAGTGCCCGCCATCGTTGTTGAGCTGAGCTTGTTCGTCCGGGAATTGATGAGGAGAGCAGCCAGTAGCCGCTAGGGGCCCTCTCAAGTTCGTTTCCCGAATCCAGTAGCATCCGGGTGATGGCAACATGAGCACACATGCGCAACCACCTTTGTGGTACGACTTGGACCGTCGCGTTTGCTGTTGCTGCCCGACCCGACCCCAGCGTATGCGGAAGCCCAGCCCGGCTACGTACACGGCACAGCAAGCGATCCGATTCTCTTCTGTGTGGACGCCCCGGAGCCCAGCCGGATCGACCACCCGACCCAGACCAGAAACGGACAAGAGCTAGCTGATCAGAAATCCAGAACGCTTGTGACTTGCAAGGGCGAACGATCCCGCTGTTGGCGTCAGGAATTTAAAGTGCAGGGGGGGGGCGAGATGGACACCGGCGGACGGTAACGCATCGGGACGCGACCAAGTGGAGTGGTGTGGTCCGGTCCGGCCGAGCACTAGCACCAAGCAAGCAAAGGGGTAGCAGAGCAGAGAGGCCGCCACTTTGACCGTCACCTGCACGTCCATCCTGTCCGGCCGCATGCCTGGTAGGCAGACTCCACCacaccctccctccctctcacgTGGCGAATTAGCAACTACGTGCTGCTAATTGAAGATCTAGAATGTGTACCCTGAAACCGCGTCTAACTCTGCGTGTGAAACGAAACCAACTTGGCACATCAGTGTAAGTGAGTAATTAAAGTTTTGCTTGTACTAACAATAAGTCTAAGAAATAACGGCGGCCTTGGCATCATGGACCTGCTGTtttgtcaaaaaaaaaaaggaaaagaaaacgaaGTCCAAGAAATAAAAGTTCACTCATAAAGCGAGAATGTTTATTGTTTAGTGCTGACCACAGGCACAGGCAGGCACCCTTCGAGAACACGGCCACGCACCGTACGTGGGGCTGGCAAGTTGGGGCCAACTTAACCACTACACCAAGATTGGTGGATCGTGGATGGATGGCACCACCATCGATTCATCGTGACCTTGACGGCGCCCGTCCGTTGCAATGCACCGTTGTGTCGATGTCGTCCACACAACCCGTCGACAACAGTCACATGAATGTATGCAGAGCTGGAAAGCAAAAATACACACTGTGTTTTGAGCTTACGTGGCATAGACATACATACGGATTTGGTTAGTAGTGTTTCTTTTTGCTTGTGCTCTACTTTCCGACATTTATTTATCTGGTTTGTTTATTTGGTGCAGATGTTGGAAATTGTATCATCTAAACAAAATTAGTTTCATCGCTGGATAATCGGATTTGTCACTGCAATATATTTCTGATTAATTGTGAATTAGAAAAAAGAGATAATAAGGTACTTAGCAAGATGGCAACGGTTACGAAAAATCCGCGTACCGCGCAGATACTAAACCCGGTGGGCGCGGGTGCGGGTTTGGATTTGTGCCCGTGGGTACGGGCGCGGGTACAGATCTAAACCCAACGGATATTTTCTAACAGGTTTGAAAAATTAATACCCGAACCCACAAACCCGCAAGACccgctgacatgtgggcccggGTGGTTATATATATGCACAATTTTAGGGTTTCTTCCCATCCCCGACCCCGACTCTCCTCTCCCCGACCTCACAGTTCCCACTTCCCAtctgccccgccgccggccgcccgcccccatccccccccccccccccgccggccgcccacCCGCCCccatccgccccgccgccggccgcccgtcCCCATCCgccccgccggcggccgctcGCCCGTCCCTATCCAGCTCGAGCTATATGAGCGTGCTCGCGGGTACGGATATACACGATATTCGTGGATAGCGGATACGGACGTCGTTTCGTGCCCGTGGCGGGTTGCGGGCGCGGGTGCGGGTACGGATTTTAGTATGCGGATATGGATATACAAAGTTAATATCTGCGAGGATATTACCCGTTGCCATCTATAGTACTTGCAAATAAAGTACTCTTTGGAACTATATTACAAGGAAGGAATTCGTGTTTGTTCATACGCAAGAATGAATGTGCGCGACGAGCCAACCGACCAGATATGGTATCAATGATAGACGCCATCTTGCACAGGTGTTGTTGTTCTGTTCCTGCGTGTGCCCTGACTGACGAAGCTGATGTGTGAGCAAGACAAGCACTGTGACGCAGAGAGAGATGCTCATGCATGTGCATGGCATGGGGGAGACCTGACCTGACGGACTTGGCCAGGAGAGGGATCGGATCGATCGAAGGCGGCCGGAGAGCGATCGCCGGTGCGGCCCGGCCTTGAGATCGCGCGGAAGTGGACCTCGGGGACCCATCCCCCACGTGGCCTTCTTGACATTTTCCCCGGTAGCTTTCGGCCCGCGGGACCCAGCGCGCGGACGTGTCAAGCCCTGACATGAGGAACAAACTCACAAGCTGTGGGGGCATGGCCCACGATTCTGTTTGGCTCTGGGGTCTCTGCTGCAATCTCCTGACTCATTTATCAGCATGCTCGAGGATGGCAGGTAGACAAACTCATGAGTTGCTATAGTGGTACGTACATTTGTACTGGCACTCGTGTCCTTGTAATGCACGCCGATCTTAAGGTTTGGAGATACCCTCCCTCGGTCCCTCCACCAACAACAAACAATGCAACTCTGAAAATTCTAAGACACATTAAAAGGAATGAGCGCAATTTAATTGGGTCTCTGCATTCTTTGTGGGATCGATTTTGAATCTTATAATTGTATTCTTTATGGGACGGACGAAGTACTTAAGTACTATTGAATCTATCTAATGAAAAAGTTGCATATTCCAAATTAAAATAGTCCTGAGCTATGCAGCCAATTGTTGATGTGTTTCACAAATTGACATACATATTCCAAAATTGTTGCAAGTTTTTTTAGAAATAATCGAACTCAGTGTTTTAAATAGTTCTTCGGGCCGGTAATAGTTCCATAATAGCCCGCTATTTCTAATACAACAGTCATAGCCGCGGCTCTCCGGAACTGATATAGCTCCACGTAACCCTCTATTTATCTGGATTCGAATATGCTTTAGTTTTTCGTGAATCATCAAACCATTTTGTAAAAGTTATTGccaaattcttggaaatttTAAGAGCGCGGAAGTTATCAGATAGAACATTGACAATCCCTCGCAAAAAGAAGAACCCTTGATGATCCAATAGTGGCAGTTGTTCAAGGACCTGGCTTCACCAGGTTGAGCTTTATAAAATTAGCTACAATTA
Protein-coding sequences here:
- the LOC112895611 gene encoding cytokinin dehydrogenase 4, with protein sequence MKPSLEHCFKLMLLLLALGGVTMHVPDADVLSSLGALRLDGHFSFHDTSAMARDFGNRCSLLPAAVLHPGSVSDIATTLRHVFSLGERSPLTVAARGHGHSLMGQSQAAGGIVVRMESLRGSDRLQVVHGGMSPFVDAPGGELWINVLHETLKHGLAPKSWTDYLHLTVGGTLSNAGVSGQAFRHGPQVSNVNQLEIVTGRGDVVTCSPEENSDLFYAALGGLGQFGIITRARIALEPAPKMVRWIRVLYSDFASFTEDQEMLIMAENTFDYIEGFVIINRTGILNNWRTSFKPQDPVQASRFQPDGRVLYCLELTKNFNSDEADIMEQEVTALLSRLRYIRSTLFHTDVTYLEFLDRVHTSEVKLRAQGLWEVPHPWLNLLIPRSSIQRFAKEVFGKILKDSNNGPILLYPVNKSKWDNRTSVVIPDEEIFYLVGFLSSAPSLSGHGSVAHAMNLNNQIVEFCEEADIGMKQYLAPYTTQQQWKAHFGARWETFERRKHTYDPLAILAPGQKIFPKASLPLSL